From a single Desulfomonilia bacterium genomic region:
- a CDS encoding efflux RND transporter permease subunit, with protein sequence MWISDTSIKKPVFATMVILALVVLGLVSYPRIGVDLFPKIDFPIVSITTRLTGASPEIMDMDVTDKIEEAINTINGVKTITSTSYEGVSNIIVEFVLEKDIDLAVQDIREQVSAVKYKLPTDVTDPVIRKVDPDANPVLWINVTGNRSIRELSTYVDEILKDKLQRIEGVGALSLGGLQKRQVRIWLDSSKMRAYQVSASDVAAVLGRENMELPGGRIEGDTKEYSVKVKGTLRHVSDFNDLIIAYYKNAPVRIRDIGRAEDGAEDRRTIARFNGVPSVGIGIQKQSGTNTVEVIDRVKKNIEAINRELPPGLALNIAFDQSTYIKQSINEVQKHLILGSILAVIAVFVFLRNIRTTLISALALPVSLISTFALIRAFGFTFNNMTMLGLTLSVGILIDDAIIVIENIYRHIEEGMAPKEAASFATSEIGLAVMATTLAIIVIFLPVAFMKGIIGRFFMQFALVVVFSVAVSLFVSLTLTPMLSSIFLKPKTEKGGPAFLRAAGDIFERGYKKVEEAYKPVLKFSIDHRGAAIVSAIILFALSMFITRFIGKEFVPQEDQSQFVIRLEAPVDYSLAKANELFTRIDNLVRKEREVKTTFFVQGMGQGGAGQINKAVIFVRLIPKVERKRSQMEIMKDLRQQMKGFAGLKGTAEDVSFLGGGIRNVPIQYVISGGDLATLKTTTKQVVAELSKVPGVVDVDSSVEAGKPELSVYIDRDRAADLGVSVSSIAEVVNLLISGDVDVTKYKDDERGRRYDVRMRLYPGDRNDPQDLNNIYIRAKDGKLVELSSIASISQAGGPSSIMRVDRQRSMMIFANLEQGKPLADAIKDLNAISARIFQPGMTAQYKGMAETMGESFRFLLFALMLGIILAYMVLAAQFESFLHPVTVLLSLPLSFIGAFGALLLFRQTISIMSLIGLILLMGLVKKNAILLIDYTNTLRERGMTRRDAIMTAGPVRLRPILMTTFAMIFGMLPVALGVGEGSESRSPMGVAVIGGLLTSLFLTLAVVPATYDLFDEWKQKLLNKKKKKPGTQQGGAL encoded by the coding sequence ATGTGGATTTCTGATACATCTATTAAGAAGCCTGTTTTTGCAACCATGGTTATCCTTGCCCTGGTTGTACTCGGGCTCGTAAGTTATCCGAGAATCGGCGTCGATCTCTTCCCGAAAATAGATTTTCCGATAGTAAGCATAACCACGAGGCTCACCGGTGCAAGTCCTGAAATTATGGACATGGACGTGACCGACAAGATCGAAGAGGCCATAAATACGATCAACGGTGTCAAAACCATCACTTCGACCAGCTATGAAGGCGTGTCGAACATAATCGTCGAGTTCGTGCTTGAGAAGGATATCGATCTTGCCGTTCAGGATATCAGGGAGCAGGTCTCTGCCGTTAAATACAAGCTGCCCACTGACGTGACCGACCCTGTAATAAGAAAAGTCGACCCCGATGCCAATCCGGTCCTGTGGATTAACGTTACAGGCAACCGTTCGATACGTGAACTTTCCACATATGTGGATGAAATCCTGAAAGACAAGCTTCAGAGGATAGAGGGCGTCGGTGCATTGAGCCTGGGAGGTCTTCAGAAACGGCAGGTCAGGATATGGCTCGACTCAAGCAAGATGAGGGCGTATCAGGTATCCGCTTCCGATGTTGCAGCGGTGCTGGGCAGGGAAAATATGGAGCTGCCCGGTGGAAGGATCGAAGGAGATACAAAGGAATATTCCGTAAAGGTAAAAGGCACGCTCAGGCATGTGAGCGACTTCAATGATCTCATTATCGCATATTATAAGAATGCGCCTGTCAGGATAAGGGATATTGGAAGGGCTGAAGACGGGGCGGAAGACAGAAGGACCATTGCACGATTCAACGGCGTTCCTTCAGTCGGCATAGGAATCCAGAAACAGTCCGGCACCAATACCGTTGAGGTGATCGACAGGGTAAAAAAGAATATCGAAGCTATCAACAGGGAACTGCCGCCCGGGCTTGCGCTCAACATAGCATTCGACCAGTCCACCTACATAAAACAGTCGATAAACGAGGTGCAGAAGCACCTGATCCTTGGCAGCATACTTGCGGTCATTGCGGTATTTGTATTCCTGAGAAATATCCGCACCACGCTTATCAGCGCCCTGGCGCTCCCTGTCTCGCTAATCTCGACGTTCGCGCTTATCAGGGCGTTCGGGTTTACGTTCAACAACATGACCATGCTGGGGCTGACGCTTTCGGTTGGAATTCTCATAGATGATGCCATCATCGTCATCGAGAACATTTACCGCCATATCGAGGAAGGCATGGCCCCGAAAGAGGCCGCCTCTTTCGCGACCTCGGAAATAGGACTTGCCGTCATGGCGACAACACTTGCGATCATCGTGATATTCCTTCCCGTTGCTTTCATGAAAGGGATAATCGGCAGGTTTTTCATGCAGTTCGCCCTGGTCGTGGTCTTTTCGGTTGCAGTCTCACTGTTCGTATCTCTTACTCTGACTCCGATGCTTTCATCCATATTCTTAAAACCGAAAACCGAAAAGGGCGGTCCTGCATTCCTGAGGGCTGCCGGTGATATTTTTGAAAGGGGCTATAAGAAGGTTGAAGAAGCCTACAAACCCGTATTGAAGTTTTCGATAGACCACAGGGGCGCTGCAATAGTATCCGCAATAATACTTTTTGCCTTGAGCATGTTCATCACCAGATTTATAGGAAAGGAATTCGTGCCGCAGGAGGACCAATCCCAGTTTGTCATAAGGTTGGAGGCCCCTGTCGATTATTCCCTGGCAAAGGCCAACGAACTTTTTACCCGCATTGACAACCTGGTCAGAAAGGAGCGTGAGGTAAAGACGACATTCTTTGTCCAGGGCATGGGACAGGGCGGTGCAGGACAGATAAACAAGGCCGTTATCTTTGTAAGGCTCATACCGAAGGTGGAACGAAAAAGAAGCCAGATGGAGATTATGAAAGACCTGAGGCAGCAGATGAAGGGGTTTGCGGGCCTCAAGGGAACGGCCGAGGACGTCTCATTCCTTGGGGGCGGCATAAGGAATGTTCCCATCCAGTATGTAATAAGCGGAGGCGACCTGGCGACGCTCAAGACGACTACCAAACAGGTTGTCGCTGAACTTTCCAAAGTGCCCGGTGTGGTTGACGTCGATTCTTCTGTCGAGGCAGGAAAACCCGAGCTCAGCGTGTATATCGACCGGGACAGGGCGGCGGACCTGGGTGTGAGCGTTTCCTCGATTGCCGAAGTAGTGAATCTTCTTATAAGCGGTGATGTCGACGTCACGAAATACAAGGACGATGAGAGAGGTAGGCGTTATGACGTGAGGATGCGCCTTTATCCCGGCGATAGGAATGACCCGCAGGACCTCAATAATATCTATATCAGGGCTAAAGACGGCAAACTCGTTGAACTCTCCAGTATTGCGTCTATTTCCCAGGCAGGCGGCCCGAGCAGCATCATGCGTGTTGACCGCCAGCGTTCCATGATGATTTTTGCCAATCTTGAACAGGGCAAACCCCTGGCGGATGCGATCAAAGACCTGAATGCCATTTCGGCAAGAATCTTTCAGCCGGGCATGACCGCTCAATACAAGGGCATGGCTGAAACTATGGGAGAGTCATTCAGGTTCCTGTTGTTCGCACTTATGCTGGGTATAATACTAGCCTATATGGTGCTAGCAGCGCAGTTCGAAAGCTTCCTGCACCCCGTGACTGTGTTATTGTCGCTGCCGCTATCATTCATCGGCGCATTCGGGGCGCTCCTTCTTTTCAGACAGACCATAAGCATCATGAGCCTTATAGGACTGATCCTCTTGATGGGACTGGTCAAGAAAAACGCGATACTCCTCATCGACTATACCAATACGCTGCGCGAACGCGGTATGACGAGGAGAGATGCGATAATGACGGCAGGGCCTGTGAGGCTGAGGCCTATTCTCATGACCACGTTTGCGATGATATTCGGCATGCTTCCTGTTGCACTGGGAGTGGGCGAGGGTTCCGAATCAAGGTCGCCCATGGGAGTGGCTGTTATCGGCGGGCTTCTTACCTCGCTTTTCCTGACACTGGCCGTTGTGCCTGCAACCTATGACCTTTTCGATGAATGGAAACAGAAACTCTTGAATAAGAAGAAAAAGAAACCCGGGACACAACAGGGAGGGGCCTTATGA
- a CDS encoding GspH/FimT family pseudopilin: MKRIFADIKGVTLIELIIVLAIVAIGAAMAAPGMSEWMARAKLNAEARKIYSVFQLARSEAIKNNHDVCVGIVFNSDGISYSYGKSNYTVRLGTYSEYNSSTTTFLATKTVPSTMRLYMPDYPAYTGLTTWQYTSRGSFLPGDETQTLILQSKSGYKKTFTFTFGGSVTIS, translated from the coding sequence ATGAAAAGAATATTTGCCGATATTAAAGGTGTAACTTTAATCGAGCTTATCATAGTGCTCGCAATAGTAGCCATAGGCGCTGCCATGGCGGCACCGGGCATGAGCGAGTGGATGGCAAGGGCCAAGCTCAATGCAGAGGCGAGAAAAATCTATTCCGTATTCCAGCTCGCCCGCTCCGAGGCCATCAAGAATAATCATGACGTATGTGTAGGCATTGTTTTTAACAGCGACGGAATCAGTTACAGCTACGGAAAAAGTAACTATACAGTTAGACTTGGTACCTATTCGGAATACAATTCTAGTACGACTACCTTTCTGGCGACAAAAACAGTGCCAAGCACAATGAGGCTGTATATGCCTGATTATCCAGCCTATACAGGCTTGACCACATGGCAGTACACGTCAAGGGGGTCGTTCCTGCCGGGCGATGAAACTCAGACGCTGATATTACAAAGCAAATCCGGCTATAAAAAAACCTTTACTTTCACGTTTGGAGGCAGTGTCACGATAAGCTGA
- a CDS encoding ACT domain-containing protein, with protein sequence MKVEQISIFLENKPGGLSEVTRILKDNNINIRALSLADTTDFGILRLIVNDVEKAKEKLKAAGLSVGRTTVVALEVPDTPGGLNGILEALSKESINVEYMYAFIQSSGKNAVIIFRFDNTDRAIEILTGAGFNVLSGEKVYSL encoded by the coding sequence ATGAAAGTTGAACAGATATCGATATTTCTTGAAAACAAACCGGGCGGTCTTTCCGAGGTGACCAGAATATTAAAAGATAATAATATCAATATAAGAGCGCTTTCGCTCGCCGATACGACCGATTTCGGGATATTGAGGCTTATAGTGAATGATGTCGAAAAAGCGAAGGAAAAGCTTAAGGCCGCAGGTCTAAGTGTAGGCCGGACAACGGTCGTGGCCCTCGAAGTCCCGGATACACCGGGAGGTCTCAACGGCATCCTGGAAGCCCTGTCAAAGGAAAGCATCAACGTGGAATATATGTATGCATTCATCCAGAGCAGCGGGAAGAACGCTGTCATCATATTCAGGTTCGACAATACCGACCGTGCCATTGAAATACTTACCGGCGCAGGCTTTAACGTGCTGTCAGGCGAAAAGGTATATTCGCTGTAA
- a CDS encoding phenylacetate--CoA ligase, translating into MIFNYEFETLPREALEALQVKRLRQVADRVYHTVPFYRKAFDDLKVRPEQIKSLDDLKRLPFTIKKDLRDNYPFGLFTVPMSNVVRIHASSGTTGKPTVVGYTKRDIDMWAELMARCFAAAGLTNHDIIHNAYGYGLFTGGLGAHYGAERLGASVIPMSGGNTKKQIMILQDFEPTAICCTPSYALFLAEAGEEMGIDMKSLKLKTGILGAEPWSERMRQEIETKLGIEALNIYGLSEIIGPGVSMECLEAKNGMHIFEDNFIVEVINPETGEQLPYGEKGELVFTTITKEAFPLIRYRTKDISVLYPEICKCGRTFVRMERVTGRSDDMLIIRGVNVYPSQIESVLLDIEGLEPHYQLIVDREGSLDTLEVQVEVSEKIVSDEIKVMQGLQKRLGKDIKDLLGVTAKIKLVEPKTLQRFEGKAQRVTDKRNI; encoded by the coding sequence ATGATTTTCAATTACGAGTTTGAAACACTGCCGAGAGAGGCGCTGGAGGCGCTGCAGGTAAAAAGGCTGCGCCAGGTTGCGGACAGGGTCTATCATACCGTGCCCTTTTACAGGAAGGCGTTCGACGACCTGAAGGTCAGGCCGGAACAGATCAAGAGCCTCGATGACCTCAAAAGGCTTCCTTTTACGATAAAGAAAGATTTGCGCGACAACTATCCGTTCGGCCTCTTTACCGTACCTATGAGCAATGTGGTCAGAATACACGCCTCATCCGGCACGACAGGCAAACCCACAGTCGTCGGATACACTAAGCGCGATATCGACATGTGGGCGGAACTTATGGCCAGATGCTTTGCCGCAGCCGGTCTCACCAACCACGACATCATACACAACGCCTACGGCTACGGGCTGTTCACCGGTGGTCTTGGCGCACATTACGGGGCTGAAAGACTCGGTGCAAGCGTTATTCCCATGTCCGGCGGAAACACCAAAAAACAGATAATGATCCTTCAGGACTTCGAGCCCACAGCCATCTGCTGTACGCCTTCGTATGCATTGTTCCTGGCAGAAGCCGGAGAGGAAATGGGAATCGATATGAAGTCTCTGAAGTTGAAGACAGGAATCCTGGGCGCAGAGCCCTGGAGCGAAAGGATGAGGCAGGAAATCGAAACCAAGCTCGGGATCGAGGCGCTCAATATTTACGGCCTTTCCGAGATCATAGGCCCGGGCGTTTCCATGGAATGTCTGGAAGCTAAAAATGGCATGCACATATTCGAAGACAATTTCATTGTAGAGGTCATCAATCCGGAAACCGGCGAACAGCTCCCGTACGGTGAAAAAGGCGAGCTTGTATTCACGACGATTACAAAAGAGGCGTTCCCGCTCATCAGGTACCGCACCAAGGATATATCCGTGCTTTATCCTGAAATATGCAAATGCGGCAGGACATTCGTAAGGATGGAAAGGGTCACGGGCCGCAGCGACGATATGCTCATAATAAGGGGCGTGAACGTTTATCCTTCACAGATAGAAAGCGTGCTGCTCGATATAGAAGGGCTCGAGCCTCATTATCAGCTCATAGTAGACAGGGAAGGCTCGCTTGACACGCTCGAGGTTCAGGTGGAAGTAAGCGAGAAGATTGTCTCCGATGAGATAAAGGTTATGCAAGGTCTTCAGAAGCGGCTTGGAAAGGATATTAAAGACCTGCTCGGCGTAACTGCAAAGATAAAGCTTGTCGAGCCGAAGACACTTCAGAGGTTTGAAGGCAAGGCCCAAAGGGTTACCGACAAACGTAATATATAA
- a CDS encoding TolC family protein, giving the protein MKMKTALISIVVCIIPISLFSAEYSLQDVFNAALQNSEKIQYSMENLNIARIGKSKSLSVLMPRIVGYGTYVEYSKRQYDDYGYLTQPDSAGQWGIRADETLSLGLREFTALSMADTGIKKSSLDLDNTKEEFLLQVARAYFDTLKAEKQVEIARANLERLNKYKDMAEKRLKVGEITKTVLLRAQGELSGAQSDMVNAENAVNLIRAVLVRLTGIETDFKIKDQPVQDKELEGLQVLKDSAYENRSDLKSLEYMKKLALQQKSYAIGSYFPNITLSALYQRTDQSPGDINKVPETASVAAGFNFPLFVGGYRKADVDEAKAKYRQAELLYEDLKKNVSVEVETAWLEVNTQKQVIVFLTDQVSFARNNFFSITRQFEMGLASSIDVLDANTLLLTSERKLANELYALQIAQLRLKRSTGTLLRDSN; this is encoded by the coding sequence ATGAAAATGAAAACAGCTTTAATATCAATAGTCGTCTGTATTATACCCATCAGCCTGTTTTCTGCGGAATACTCCTTGCAGGATGTTTTCAATGCCGCGCTTCAGAATTCCGAAAAGATTCAATATTCCATGGAAAATCTCAATATCGCAAGGATCGGAAAATCAAAGTCCCTCTCCGTCCTGATGCCGAGAATTGTCGGCTACGGCACATATGTCGAGTACAGCAAAAGGCAGTATGACGATTACGGCTACCTTACCCAGCCGGATTCGGCGGGCCAGTGGGGTATCAGGGCGGACGAGACCCTTTCGCTAGGTCTGCGTGAGTTTACAGCGCTTTCTATGGCCGACACCGGGATAAAGAAAAGTTCTTTGGACCTTGACAACACCAAGGAGGAATTTCTCCTACAGGTGGCCAGGGCTTATTTCGATACGCTGAAGGCGGAAAAACAGGTGGAAATCGCGAGGGCGAATCTTGAAAGGCTAAACAAATATAAAGACATGGCTGAAAAGCGCCTGAAGGTAGGCGAGATTACAAAGACTGTCCTTTTAAGGGCACAGGGAGAGCTTTCCGGGGCTCAATCCGATATGGTCAATGCCGAAAACGCTGTAAACCTTATAAGGGCGGTCCTTGTGAGGCTTACGGGAATTGAGACAGATTTCAAAATCAAAGACCAGCCGGTGCAGGATAAGGAGCTTGAAGGGCTTCAGGTCTTGAAAGATTCTGCGTATGAGAACCGTTCTGATTTGAAGAGCCTCGAATATATGAAAAAACTGGCCTTGCAGCAGAAATCATATGCAATAGGCTCATATTTCCCTAACATTACTTTGTCTGCTCTCTACCAGAGGACGGATCAGAGCCCGGGCGACATAAACAAGGTGCCGGAAACCGCGTCAGTTGCCGCTGGTTTCAATTTCCCCCTTTTCGTTGGCGGATACAGGAAAGCGGATGTCGATGAAGCCAAAGCCAAATACCGTCAGGCGGAGCTGCTTTACGAGGACCTTAAAAAAAATGTATCAGTAGAAGTGGAAACCGCATGGCTTGAAGTAAACACTCAGAAGCAGGTGATAGTATTCCTGACAGACCAGGTCTCTTTTGCAAGGAACAATTTCTTTTCCATAACCAGGCAATTTGAAATGGGACTCGCAAGCAGTATCGACGTGCTCGACGCAAACACACTTCTGCTGACCTCGGAAAGAAAACTTGCAAATGAACTGTATGCGCTTCAGATAGCCCAGCTCAGGCTTAAGAGGTCAACAGGGACGCTTCTGAGGGACTCAAACTGA
- a CDS encoding PG0541 family transporter-associated protein, which translates to MKMIMVVYSAAADYDIMFKLKEHGISGYTKLQKVCGEGTETEPKLNTHTWPGDNNMLLIASSDEDANSIINVLGELKKIHVRAGIRGFVMPLTEVV; encoded by the coding sequence ATGAAAATGATCATGGTCGTCTATTCCGCCGCAGCCGATTATGATATCATGTTCAAACTGAAGGAACATGGTATCAGCGGATATACGAAACTTCAGAAGGTATGCGGAGAGGGTACCGAGACAGAGCCTAAACTGAACACCCATACATGGCCGGGAGACAACAATATGCTTCTTATCGCAAGCAGTGACGAGGATGCAAACTCGATAATCAATGTGCTTGGCGAACTGAAAAAAATTCATGTGCGGGCGGGAATAAGGGGATTCGTGATGCCTTTGACCGAGGTGGTCTGA
- a CDS encoding efflux RND transporter periplasmic adaptor subunit: MQTTKNRFMPAAIIVIAAIIIFPACAKKEKPQAEKVINVRIGEVIKKKVKPYIEAVGTLKPFDSTLISPEVDGIIRNVYFYEGDYVKKGDLLAEIADTDFKLDLQRAEAALKQAQASLANTKMEYDRKVALFKEELVTRQQFDDVSTRLVIAENDLDKARATLDLARERLRKTRIKSPINAAVKEKKVAPGDFARASVPIGTLIIIDPLKLEFSITEKDVSRIRKGQEVSFSIDAYKNREFAGKVNTIYPALDDRSRMLTVEALVPNGDSALKSGYFTKVKIYTESEKEALLVPTTAIVYDESKSKVFIQEGTAAREKLVKTGDTYGDLIEVTEGLSGGEKLIVVGQNNLADGIKINVLK; encoded by the coding sequence ATGCAAACAACAAAAAACCGGTTTATGCCCGCGGCAATAATTGTAATTGCGGCAATCATAATTTTTCCGGCTTGCGCGAAGAAGGAAAAGCCCCAGGCCGAAAAGGTTATAAATGTAAGAATTGGCGAGGTTATCAAAAAGAAAGTTAAACCTTATATCGAGGCCGTAGGCACACTGAAACCCTTCGATTCGACGCTTATCAGTCCCGAGGTGGACGGAATAATAAGGAACGTATACTTTTATGAAGGGGACTATGTCAAAAAAGGAGATCTGCTGGCCGAGATAGCTGATACCGATTTCAAGCTGGACCTTCAGCGTGCAGAAGCAGCCCTCAAACAGGCCCAGGCCTCGCTTGCAAACACGAAGATGGAATATGACAGAAAGGTTGCACTTTTCAAGGAGGAACTGGTTACAAGACAGCAGTTCGACGATGTCTCAACGAGGCTTGTTATTGCAGAAAATGATCTTGACAAGGCAAGGGCCACTCTTGATCTTGCAAGAGAGAGGTTGAGAAAAACCCGTATAAAGTCACCGATAAACGCTGCGGTAAAAGAAAAGAAAGTGGCACCCGGTGATTTTGCAAGGGCCTCTGTGCCGATAGGGACTTTGATAATAATTGATCCGTTGAAACTGGAATTCTCGATAACTGAAAAAGATGTTTCAAGAATCAGAAAAGGACAGGAGGTCTCATTCTCGATAGATGCCTATAAAAACCGGGAATTTGCAGGGAAGGTTAATACGATATATCCGGCGCTCGATGACAGGTCGAGGATGCTTACTGTCGAGGCACTGGTTCCGAACGGCGACTCGGCTTTGAAATCCGGTTATTTTACAAAAGTGAAAATATATACCGAAAGTGAGAAGGAAGCCTTGCTTGTGCCTACAACTGCGATTGTTTATGACGAAAGCAAGTCGAAGGTATTCATCCAGGAAGGGACTGCAGCCAGGGAAAAACTTGTCAAGACAGGCGACACATATGGCGATCTCATCGAGGTGACCGAAGGTCTTTCAGGCGGGGAAAAGCTTATCGTTGTCGGACAGAACAACCTAGCTGACGGGATTAAAATAAATGTTCTCAAGTAG
- a CDS encoding prepilin-type N-terminal cleavage/methylation domain-containing protein, whose protein sequence is MILTCKRCCHDIKGLTMIEMMVAMALGLIVTSVVFVYYGGVNSNGAFQHEVSKLEADLNAAADMMEKDIMNAACNPSTAAPSIFSTSAILNTYSGESSIWVQADLDKNGVYSGTDERVLYRWNRSKKCIQRLNYDYTSNPQQLPRAAYSILDNVKRFYVTYYEPYHATYCPNVLPPDYGCNGALYECKMNQKLADTTYFTEGTVNNNPTSYSSRTSQYTLASSTIASRVDLVVLNIDVETSRNDPDTGKPRTLSIERWILLRNRK, encoded by the coding sequence ATGATTTTAACATGTAAAAGATGCTGTCACGACATCAAGGGTCTCACGATGATCGAAATGATGGTTGCCATGGCGCTTGGTCTGATCGTAACATCTGTCGTTTTCGTCTATTATGGCGGCGTAAACAGCAACGGCGCCTTTCAGCATGAGGTGAGCAAGCTGGAGGCTGACCTCAATGCAGCAGCCGATATGATGGAAAAAGATATCATGAATGCCGCCTGCAATCCGTCTACTGCGGCACCCAGCATTTTTTCTACCTCAGCAATATTAAATACATATTCAGGAGAAAGTTCAATCTGGGTTCAGGCGGATCTGGATAAGAACGGGGTGTATTCCGGAACTGATGAAAGAGTCCTCTACCGCTGGAACAGGTCAAAGAAATGCATACAAAGATTGAATTACGATTATACCTCCAACCCTCAACAGCTTCCGAGAGCTGCTTATTCCATTCTGGATAATGTTAAAAGATTTTATGTAACCTATTATGAACCGTATCACGCGACTTACTGCCCAAATGTTCTCCCTCCGGATTATGGCTGCAACGGCGCTCTCTACGAATGCAAAATGAATCAGAAGCTTGCAGATACCACTTATTTCACTGAAGGGACTGTCAACAATAATCCGACCTCATATTCTTCACGTACAAGTCAATATACATTAGCAAGTTCCACAATAGCGAGCAGAGTGGACCTGGTAGTACTTAACATAGATGTAGAAACCTCGAGAAATGATCCTGATACAGGGAAACCCAGAACATTATCCATTGAAAGATGGATATTATTGAGGAACCGTAAATGA
- a CDS encoding type II secretion system protein — MKNKNSMFMRGFTVIEILVVLLIFSVAMLGGMKLLKITVQGNDHAEDLLNAISWGKSTVENLKMAPLYKPDTGEYNDDIFGERVHPADVGVASGSNVFFYRSWTVYPISGSDSKRVEVKIWWDDKGTTRYYATTFIKGRNSG, encoded by the coding sequence ATGAAAAACAAGAACTCAATGTTTATGAGAGGTTTTACTGTAATAGAAATCCTTGTGGTGCTGCTTATTTTTTCTGTAGCAATGCTGGGAGGTATGAAGCTTTTGAAGATTACAGTGCAGGGTAATGATCATGCCGAAGACCTGCTTAACGCAATATCCTGGGGAAAAAGCACTGTTGAAAATCTGAAAATGGCCCCGCTATATAAGCCAGATACAGGTGAATATAATGATGATATTTTCGGAGAACGTGTGCATCCGGCTGATGTAGGAGTTGCCTCAGGTTCAAACGTATTTTTTTACAGGTCATGGACTGTTTATCCTATATCTGGTTCCGATTCAAAGAGAGTAGAGGTCAAGATATGGTGGGATGACAAAGGCACTACACGGTACTATGCTACAACCTTCATCAAGGGGAGGAATTCGGGATGA
- a CDS encoding alpha/beta hydrolase yields the protein MNQSINKTAIASVPDGYKGQFIQVAGQRVRYYQTGSGPDILFIHGSPGSIEEWDPVMEPLSLKYRLIFFDRPGQGFSSGRNLTHSVYENAGFVISLIDELGLSNPLVVGESFGGCIAMGLAVKNPANVRAIVAACPVTNSHDWNPEKLFYLLRTPIIGTMLIWLFIKSGATDMLRKGILDAAHPNEKDLSEEYIKSEISMWSQVKVLKSFSHEIITPLKDMGEIASKYQAVRKKIFLIHGEDDTLVPVSHSIYAHKNIPGSKLSLLKNTGHMIVQVRTDEMIKVIEEAMVAV from the coding sequence ATGAATCAAAGCATCAATAAAACTGCAATTGCATCAGTTCCGGACGGATACAAAGGACAGTTCATCCAGGTTGCAGGTCAAAGAGTTCGATATTACCAGACAGGCAGTGGTCCCGACATCCTGTTCATCCACGGTTCGCCCGGTTCGATTGAGGAATGGGACCCGGTCATGGAACCGCTCAGCCTGAAATACAGGCTCATTTTTTTTGACCGTCCCGGCCAGGGGTTCAGTTCCGGCCGTAACCTGACCCACAGCGTTTATGAAAATGCCGGTTTCGTTATTTCTTTGATTGATGAACTAGGCCTTTCAAATCCTCTGGTAGTGGGCGAATCGTTCGGTGGCTGCATCGCAATGGGCCTTGCCGTGAAAAATCCGGCAAATGTGAGGGCGATTGTTGCAGCATGTCCTGTAACAAATTCTCATGACTGGAATCCGGAGAAGCTGTTTTATCTGCTGAGAACTCCGATTATAGGAACGATGCTGATATGGCTTTTTATAAAGTCCGGCGCCACGGACATGTTAAGAAAAGGCATTCTGGATGCTGCTCATCCCAACGAAAAGGATCTGTCAGAAGAATATATAAAGAGCGAGATTTCAATGTGGAGTCAGGTGAAGGTCCTGAAATCCTTTTCTCATGAAATAATTACGCCGCTTAAGGACATGGGTGAGATCGCATCGAAATACCAGGCGGTCAGAAAGAAAATCTTCCTGATTCATGGCGAGGATGACACCCTGGTGCCTGTTTCGCATTCGATTTATGCTCATAAGAATATCCCGGGCTCGAAGCTGTCTCTTCTTAAAAATACGGGGCATATGATCGTGCAGGTAAGGACAGATGAAATGATAAAAGTAATAGAAGAGGCCATGGTAGCCGTGTGA
- a CDS encoding type IV pilin protein, with product MDKKGFTLMELMVTVAIIGILAAIAIPSYTSYMQRGRMAAAYSDIQIISLLEEKAYAQNGQYTTYAGLVNTFGLKVADVQKYYNLDINLFTNTSTNDRFVIYAEPKNNYIKRRPCMRSDGLQGYSTVTEASWGDCATAEEWTGR from the coding sequence ATGGATAAGAAAGGATTCACACTGATGGAACTCATGGTAACCGTGGCAATTATTGGAATACTTGCAGCGATCGCCATCCCTTCATACACATCGTATATGCAGAGGGGAAGAATGGCAGCAGCATATTCGGATATTCAGATTATCTCCCTGCTGGAGGAAAAGGCCTATGCTCAAAATGGACAGTACACAACCTACGCAGGTCTTGTAAACACCTTCGGGCTGAAGGTAGCCGATGTTCAGAAATATTATAACCTTGACATCAATCTTTTCACAAATACTTCAACAAATGACAGGTTTGTCATATATGCGGAACCCAAAAACAATTATATAAAGAGAAGACCCTGCATGAGGTCCGACGGTCTTCAGGGATATTCCACAGTTACTGAAGCTTCATGGGGTGATTGTGCCACAGCCGAAGAGTGGACCGGCAGGTAA